In a genomic window of Onychostoma macrolepis isolate SWU-2019 chromosome 08, ASM1243209v1, whole genome shotgun sequence:
- the gpr173 gene encoding probable G-protein coupled receptor 173, producing MANGNASSDGPGNPLAAVVSTTGGVMGGAPSSAVSTYVKLVLLGLIICISLVGNLVVSLLVLRDRALHKAPYYFLLDLCLADTIRSAVCFPFVLVSIKNGSAWTYSVLSCKVVAFMAVLFCFHAAFMLFCISVTRYMAIAHHRFYSKRMTFWTCVAVVCMVWTLSVAMAFPPVFDVGTYKFIREEDQCIFEHRYFKANDTLGFMLMLAVLILATHVVYMKLLLFEYKHRKMKPVQMVPAISQNWTFHGPGATGQAAANWIAGFGRGPMPPTLLGIRQNLHNQNRRLLGMEEFKAEKQLGRMFYVITLFFLVLWSPYIVACYWRVFVKACTIPHRYLSTTVWMSFAQAGVNPIICFFLNKDLKKGLLAHLPPCCRTPPQLPREPYCVM from the coding sequence ATGGCCAACGGAAACGCAAGCAGCGATGGGCCTGGGAACCCCTTGGCGGCCGTGGTGTCCACAACAGGTGGCGTGATGGGTGGAGCACCTTCCTCGGCCGTGTCTACCTATGTGAAACTTGTCCTTCTAGGCTTGATCATCTGCATCAGCCTGGTGGGCAACTTAGTGGTATCCCTGCTAGTGTTACGGGACAGAGCCCTACACAAGGCACCCTACTACTTTCTTCTGGACCTCTGCCTCGCCGACACCATCCGCTCGGCGGTCTGCTTTCCCTTTGTCCTGGTGTCCATCAAGAACGGCTCGGCCTGGACTTACAGCGTGCTCAGCTGCAAGGTGGTGGCCTTTATGGCCGTCCTTTTTTGCTTCCATGCTGCCTTCATGCTGTTCTGCATTAGCGTCACACGCTACATGGCTATCGCCCACCACCGCTTCTACTCCAAGCGAATGACCTTCTGGACCTGCGTGGCGGTGGTGTGCATGGTTTGGACGCTGTCAGTCGCCATGGCCTTCCCACCCGTCTTTGACGTCGGCACCTACAAGTTCATCCGCGAGGAGGACCAGTGCATCTTTGAACATCGCTACTTCAAGGCCAATGACACGCTAGGCTTCATGCTGATGCTGGCTGTGCTAATCCTGGCTACTCACGTGGTCTACATGAAGCTCCTGCTGTTCGAATACAAGCACCGAAAGATGAAGCCGGTCCAGATGGTTCCAGCCATCAGCCAAAACTGGACCTTTCACGGACCTGGAGCCACAGGTCAGGCAGCCGCGAACTGGATAGCAGGGTTCGGCCGTGGCCCAATGCCCCCCACTTTATTGGGCATCAGGCAGAACTTGCACAACCAGAACAGACGCCTGCTAGGCATGGAGGAGTTTAAGGCCGAGAAGCAGCTTGGCAGGATGTTCTATGTCATCACCTTGTTTTTTCTGGTGCTCTGGTCCCCGTACATTGTGGCCTGTTACTGGCGGGTCTTTGTGAAGGCGTGTACCATCCCGCATCGGTATCTTTCCACCACCGTGTGGATGAGTTTCGCCCAAGCGGGCGTGAACCCCATCATCTGCTTTTTCCTCAACAAGGACCTGAAGAAGGGCCTGCTGGCCCACCTGCCTCCCTGCTGTAGAACTCCACCTCAACTGCCCCGTGAGCCTTACTGTGTCATGTGA
- the suv39h1a gene encoding histone-lysine N-methyltransferase SUV39H1-A isoform X1, whose product MAQCLKDCRVSCKLSWEDLQALCRRERVVCKQLNVAKNNFNDYEVEYLCNYKKHKGREFFLVKWKGYTESENTWEPLRNLKCPILLNQFRQDMKAALLQANNPLDPESLSAPIVSFLLQKAKQRMKLQKWEDLMNRTCKQKGHIFVCNEINLDGPPKNFTYINENKLGKGVDVNPAIVGCECDDCFSQPVDGCCPGLLKRRRAYNDSRQVKVMPGVPIYECNSKCRCGPGCANRVVQKGIQYDLCIFKTTNGRGWGVRTLQRIYKNSFVMEYLGEIITTEEAERRGVVYDKQGITYLFDLDYVDDVYTIDAAHYGNISHFVNHSCDPNLQVYNVFIDNLDERLPRIAFFAKRGIKAGEELTFDYKMTVDPINAESSKMDSEFSRAGTEGSAIKRIHMECKCGVKNCRKYLF is encoded by the exons ATGGCGCAATGTTTGAAAG ATTGCAGGGTGTCATGTAAACTTTCATGGGAGGACCTCCAGGCTCTGTGCCGCAGAGAAAGAGTTGTTTGCAAGCAGCTGAATGTGGCAAAGAACAACTTTAATGACTACGAAGTGGAGTATTTGTGTAACTACAAAAAACACAAG GGTCGAGAGTTCTTCCTGGTCAAGTGGAAAGGCTACACGGAGTCAGAAAACACATGGGAGCCTCTCAGAAATCTTAAATGCCCCATACTCTTAAATCAGTTCCGACAAGACATGAAGGCTGCTCTGCTTCAGGCCAACAACCCGCTTGATCCAGAGTCTTTAAGTGCCCCTATAGTCTCCTTCCTTCTCCAAAAGGCCAAGCAACGTATGAAGCTTCAGAAATGGGAAGACCTCATGAACCGGACCTGCAAGCAGAAGGGCCACATATTCGTCTGTAATGAGATCAACCTGGACGGGCCTCCTAAGAACTTCACCTACATTAATGAGAATAAGTTAGGGAAAGGAGTGGATGTGAATCCAGCGATAGTGGGCTGTGAGTGTGATGATTGCTTCTCTCAGCCAGTTGACGGCTGCTGTCCAGGGCTGCTGAAGCGTCGGAGGGCATATAATGACAGCAGACAGGTGAAAGTGATGCCCGGTGTGCCCATCTACGAGTGTAACTCCAAGTGCAGATGTGGGCCAGGCTGTGCAAACAGGGTTGTGCAAAAAGGTATTCAGTATGATCTATGCATCTTTAAAACAACCAATGGCAGAGGTTGGGGAGTGCGGACGCTACAGAGGATTTACAAAAACAGCTTCGTTATGGAGTATCTTGGAGAG ATCATCACGACAGAGGAAGCAGAGAGGAGAGGAGTGGTGTACGATAAGCAGGGCATCACCTACTTGTTTGATCTGGACTATGTGGATGACGTCTACACCATCGATGCGGCTCATTATGGAAACATCTCTCACTTTGTCAACCACAGC TGCGATCCAAACCTGCAGgtgtataatgtttttattgacaACCTGGATGAGCGACTTCCCAGAATCGCATTCTTTGCAAAACGAGGGATCAAAGCAGGAGAAGAGCTCACCTTCGACTACAAGATGACTG ttgatccaataaatgcagAGAGTTCCAAAATGGACTCGGAATTCAGTCGGGCTGGAACTGAAGGATCAGCCATCAAACGGATCCATATGGAGTGCAAGTGTGGAGTAAAGAACTGCCGGAAATATCTGTTTTAA
- the suv39h1a gene encoding histone-lysine N-methyltransferase SUV39H1-A isoform X2 codes for MFERVSCKLSWEDLQALCRRERVVCKQLNVAKNNFNDYEVEYLCNYKKHKGREFFLVKWKGYTESENTWEPLRNLKCPILLNQFRQDMKAALLQANNPLDPESLSAPIVSFLLQKAKQRMKLQKWEDLMNRTCKQKGHIFVCNEINLDGPPKNFTYINENKLGKGVDVNPAIVGCECDDCFSQPVDGCCPGLLKRRRAYNDSRQVKVMPGVPIYECNSKCRCGPGCANRVVQKGIQYDLCIFKTTNGRGWGVRTLQRIYKNSFVMEYLGEIITTEEAERRGVVYDKQGITYLFDLDYVDDVYTIDAAHYGNISHFVNHSCDPNLQVYNVFIDNLDERLPRIAFFAKRGIKAGEELTFDYKMTVDPINAESSKMDSEFSRAGTEGSAIKRIHMECKCGVKNCRKYLF; via the exons ATGTTTGAAAG GGTGTCATGTAAACTTTCATGGGAGGACCTCCAGGCTCTGTGCCGCAGAGAAAGAGTTGTTTGCAAGCAGCTGAATGTGGCAAAGAACAACTTTAATGACTACGAAGTGGAGTATTTGTGTAACTACAAAAAACACAAG GGTCGAGAGTTCTTCCTGGTCAAGTGGAAAGGCTACACGGAGTCAGAAAACACATGGGAGCCTCTCAGAAATCTTAAATGCCCCATACTCTTAAATCAGTTCCGACAAGACATGAAGGCTGCTCTGCTTCAGGCCAACAACCCGCTTGATCCAGAGTCTTTAAGTGCCCCTATAGTCTCCTTCCTTCTCCAAAAGGCCAAGCAACGTATGAAGCTTCAGAAATGGGAAGACCTCATGAACCGGACCTGCAAGCAGAAGGGCCACATATTCGTCTGTAATGAGATCAACCTGGACGGGCCTCCTAAGAACTTCACCTACATTAATGAGAATAAGTTAGGGAAAGGAGTGGATGTGAATCCAGCGATAGTGGGCTGTGAGTGTGATGATTGCTTCTCTCAGCCAGTTGACGGCTGCTGTCCAGGGCTGCTGAAGCGTCGGAGGGCATATAATGACAGCAGACAGGTGAAAGTGATGCCCGGTGTGCCCATCTACGAGTGTAACTCCAAGTGCAGATGTGGGCCAGGCTGTGCAAACAGGGTTGTGCAAAAAGGTATTCAGTATGATCTATGCATCTTTAAAACAACCAATGGCAGAGGTTGGGGAGTGCGGACGCTACAGAGGATTTACAAAAACAGCTTCGTTATGGAGTATCTTGGAGAG ATCATCACGACAGAGGAAGCAGAGAGGAGAGGAGTGGTGTACGATAAGCAGGGCATCACCTACTTGTTTGATCTGGACTATGTGGATGACGTCTACACCATCGATGCGGCTCATTATGGAAACATCTCTCACTTTGTCAACCACAGC TGCGATCCAAACCTGCAGgtgtataatgtttttattgacaACCTGGATGAGCGACTTCCCAGAATCGCATTCTTTGCAAAACGAGGGATCAAAGCAGGAGAAGAGCTCACCTTCGACTACAAGATGACTG ttgatccaataaatgcagAGAGTTCCAAAATGGACTCGGAATTCAGTCGGGCTGGAACTGAAGGATCAGCCATCAAACGGATCCATATGGAGTGCAAGTGTGGAGTAAAGAACTGCCGGAAATATCTGTTTTAA